A region from the Chloroflexota bacterium genome encodes:
- the nuoK gene encoding NADH-quinone oxidoreductase subunit NuoK has translation MIPLSHYLIVSAALFTIGVLGVLVRRNVILIFMSIELMLNAVNLSFVAFAAYRNAVDGQVFVFFVITVAAAEVAVGLAILVYLFYQRLTTEVDDINQLSG, from the coding sequence ATGATCCCGCTTTCTCACTATCTGATCGTCTCGGCCGCCCTGTTCACGATCGGCGTGCTCGGCGTGCTCGTGCGCCGCAACGTGATCCTGATCTTCATGTCGATCGAGCTGATGCTGAACGCGGTCAATCTCTCGTTCGTCGCCTTTGCCGCGTACCGCAACGCCGTGGATGGTCAGGTCTTCGTGTTCTTCGTGATTACCGTGGCGGCCGCCGAAGTGGCGGTCGGCCTGGCCATCCTGGTCTACCTGTTCTACCAGCGGCTCACGACCGAGGTGGACGACATCAATCAACTTTCGGGCTGA
- a CDS encoding NADH-quinone oxidoreductase subunit J has translation MPDLASLPYEQTIFYLVSLLAIGAALAMVWSKNAVHAALFMVANFLLVAVLFLLLRAAFLSMIQIVVYAGAIMVLFLFVIMMLNAEKAERPQDVLFGVTSAAPLFAIGLLALLGYVVSTVAQPALGPDGLAFAGIQTIGAELFTKYAYPFEITSVLLLVAMIGAVVLAKRK, from the coding sequence ATGCCTGATCTCGCTTCGCTGCCCTACGAACAGACGATCTTCTACCTCGTCTCGCTGCTGGCCATCGGCGCCGCGCTGGCGATGGTCTGGTCGAAGAACGCCGTGCACGCCGCGCTGTTCATGGTGGCCAACTTCCTGCTGGTCGCCGTGCTCTTCCTGTTGCTGCGCGCGGCCTTCCTGTCCATGATCCAGATCGTCGTGTATGCCGGCGCGATCATGGTGCTCTTCCTGTTCGTGATCATGATGCTGAATGCGGAGAAAGCCGAGCGTCCGCAGGACGTGCTGTTCGGCGTGACGTCGGCCGCGCCGTTGTTCGCCATCGGCCTGCTGGCGCTGCTGGGGTACGTGGTCAGCACGGTCGCGCAGCCCGCGCTCGGTCCCGACGGCCTCGCCTTCGCCGGCATCCAGACGATCGGCGCCGAACTGTTTACCAAATACGCCTACCCGTTTGAGATCACCTCGGTGCTGCTGCTGGTCGCCATGATCGGCGCCGTCGTGCTCGCCAAGCGCAAATAG
- a CDS encoding HIT domain-containing protein, with translation MSGCLFCRIAAGAVPSSIVHRDERVLAFMDINQPTRGHVLVVPLAHSVDIHDIPAADATAVMEAARHVAGAVKRAVSADGIQLWQSNGRAAMQEIFHFHMHIFARFEDDDIKRLGMRAAAKFPPRPELDELAALIRQHMPAAG, from the coding sequence ATGAGCGGCTGCCTCTTCTGCCGCATCGCGGCCGGCGCCGTGCCGTCCAGCATCGTGCATCGCGACGAGCGCGTGCTGGCGTTCATGGATATCAACCAGCCGACGCGCGGGCACGTGCTGGTCGTGCCGCTGGCGCACAGCGTGGATATCCACGACATCCCCGCCGCCGACGCGACGGCCGTGATGGAAGCGGCGCGGCACGTGGCCGGGGCCGTCAAGCGCGCGGTGAGCGCCGACGGCATCCAGTTGTGGCAGTCGAACGGACGCGCCGCGATGCAGGAAATCTTTCACTTTCACATGCACATCTTCGCACGGTTCGAGGACGACGATATCAAGCGGCTCGGCATGCGCGCCGCCGCCAAGTTCCCGCCGCGCCCCGAACTGGACGAGCTGGCCGCGCTGATTCGCCAGCACATGCCCGCCGCCGGGTGA
- the nuoH gene encoding NADH-quinone oxidoreductase subunit NuoH: protein MPEEFLIIVVKLVVILLVLITAVAYIQFIERRVQAFMQSRLGPNRVGPFGLMQPLADILKLIFKEDLTPAGADVPVFFLAPAIAAIVGISAFAVIPFGPSLNIAGYQVNLYIADLNVGLMYVFAMSSLAVYGITLGGWASNNKYALLGGIRSSAQMISYELPMGIALVSVLLAAGSLSLGDIVKAQTKLWFIVLQFPAFIIYFICAIAETGRAPFDLPEAESELIAGYHTEYSSMKWALFFLAEYLAVMAQSSMAVTLFFGGWQGPFVDQFPVLGLVWFALKVSVFVFIFMWLRATLPRLRYDQLMHLGWKTLMPLAIGWLVITAGAIAFLPQWFGQ from the coding sequence TATCGTCGTCAAACTGGTCGTGATCCTGCTCGTGCTGATCACGGCCGTGGCCTACATCCAGTTCATCGAGCGGCGCGTGCAGGCGTTCATGCAGTCGCGCCTGGGACCCAACCGCGTCGGGCCGTTCGGCCTGATGCAGCCGCTGGCCGACATCCTCAAACTGATCTTCAAGGAAGACTTGACGCCCGCCGGCGCGGATGTGCCGGTCTTCTTCCTCGCGCCGGCCATTGCCGCCATCGTCGGCATCTCGGCGTTCGCCGTGATCCCGTTCGGGCCGTCGCTCAACATCGCCGGCTATCAGGTGAACCTGTACATCGCCGACCTGAACGTTGGCCTGATGTACGTCTTCGCCATGTCGTCGCTCGCCGTCTATGGCATCACGCTCGGCGGCTGGGCGTCCAACAACAAGTATGCGCTGCTCGGCGGCATCCGCTCGTCGGCGCAGATGATCTCGTACGAACTGCCGATGGGCATTGCGCTGGTCAGCGTGCTGCTGGCCGCCGGCTCGCTGAGCCTGGGCGACATCGTCAAGGCGCAGACGAAGCTCTGGTTCATCGTCCTTCAGTTCCCGGCGTTCATCATCTACTTCATCTGCGCAATCGCCGAGACGGGCCGCGCGCCGTTCGACCTGCCGGAAGCGGAGAGCGAACTGATCGCCGGCTACCACACCGAGTACTCCAGCATGAAGTGGGCGCTGTTCTTCCTCGCCGAGTACCTGGCCGTCATGGCGCAGTCGTCGATGGCTGTCACGCTCTTCTTCGGCGGCTGGCAAGGCCCATTCGTCGACCAGTTCCCCGTGCTGGGGCTGGTCTGGTTCGCGCTGAAGGTTTCGGTCTTCGTCTTCATCTTCATGTGGCTGCGCGCGACACTGCCGCGCCTGCGCTACGATCAACTGATGCACCTCGGCTGGAAGACGCTGATGCCGCTGGCGATCGGCTGGCTGGTCATCACGGCCGGCGCGATTGCGTTCCTGCCGCAGTGGTTCGGTCAATGA